A genomic window from Papaver somniferum cultivar HN1 unplaced genomic scaffold, ASM357369v1 unplaced-scaffold_15, whole genome shotgun sequence includes:
- the LOC113335530 gene encoding stress-response A/B barrel domain-containing protein UP3-like, with product MMSLRVNSPISSSTFSLLLHKPKPIFPLSLISKPFSPARKFTIKMSSSSSSTQTIEHIVLFKVNEKTEPTKINTMLNRLNNLISLDQVLYLSAGPIFRNKSASSQYNFTHLLHSRYKSKEDLNGYGVHPDHQSVVKENVLPICDDIMAVDWVSNLENGSSSLVVKPGSAMKITFLKLKEGFGGTEKGVVLDTIGIKNGVGKDFIEQISFGENFSPRAKGFTIGSIAVCQGVEELDKLDLNQQGVEKEKEKVRDLLDGVIVLDYVVPNSLSTANL from the coding sequence ATGATGTCTTTGAGAGTCAATTCACCAATCTCATCCTCAACTTTCTCTCTTCTCCTCCATAAACCCAAACCCATCTTCCCACTCTCTCTAATCTCTAAACCCTTTTCTCCAGCAAGAAAATTCACCATCaaaatgtcttcttcttcttcttcaactcaaACAATAGAACACATAGTCCTATTCAAAGTCAATGAAAAAACAGAACCCACAAAGATCAACACAATGCTTAATCGTCTAAACAATCTCATTTCATTAGATCAAGTCCTATACTTATCAGCAGGACCCATTTTCAGAAACAAATCAGCTTCATCTCAATACAATTTCACTCATCTATTACACAGTCGATACAAATCTAAAGAAGATTTGAATGGTTATGGTGTTCACCCAGATCATCAATCTGTTGTTAAAGAGAATGTATTACCAATCTGTGATGATATCATGGCTGTTGATTGGGTTTCTAATCTTGAAAATGGGTCTTCTTCTTTGGTTGTTAAACCTGGATCTGCTATGAAAATTACATTCTTGAAATTGAAAGAAGGGTTTGGTGGGACTGAAAAAGGGGTTGTTCTGGATACTATTGGGATTAAAAATGGGGTTGGAAAGGATTTTATTGAACAGATTAGTTTTGGTGAGAATTTTTCTCCTAGAGCTAAAGGGTTTACTATTGGGTCTATTGCTGTGTGTCAGGGAGTGGAGGAGTTGGATAAGTTGGATTTGAATCAACAAGGAgtggagaaagagaaggaaaaggtTAGAGATTTGTTGGATGGTGTTATTGTTTTGGATTATGTTGTTCCTAATTCATTGTCTACTGCTAATCTTTGA
- the LOC113335774 gene encoding transcription factor MYB8-like, whose product MGRSPCCSKEGLNRGAWTATEDKILSDYIKKYGEGGWRNLPTKAGLKRCGKSCRLRWLNYLRPDIKRGNISSDEEELIIRLHKLLGNRWSLIAGRLPGRTDNEIKNYWNTNLAKKIQNHSASSSTRKSPIKSKEKKKTSVETRTSKPKIKSSTVVKTKALRCTKLFFSPTPQTQTVENRDKIRGSTEHYTEMKLETVNGFLGCPLRGKNLLQNYEMENCCFSEFSQLSNLGVDRMEDFSSPSSGDSLFLLDEMLQSWTGNEYCIQEGWLKE is encoded by the exons atgggtagAAGTCCTTGCTGTTCTAAGGAAGGTTTGAACAGAGGAGCTTGGACTGCTACTGAAGACAAGATACTCTCTGATTACATTAAAAAATATGGTGAAGGAGGTTGGAGAAATCTTCCCACCAAAGCGG gtctaaagagatGCGGGAAGAGTTGCCGCCTGCGTTGGTTGAATTACTTGAGACCTGATATTAAGAGAGGAAACAtttctagtgatgaagaagaactcATCATTCGACTTCATAAGCTCTTAGGAAACAG ATGGTCTCTAATAGCAGGAAGGCTACCGGGAAGAACAGATAATGAAATCAAGAACTACTGGAATACTAATTTAGCTAAGAAGATTCAAAACCACTCAGCTTCAAGTTCAACTCGAAAGAGCCCCATTAAGtctaaagagaagaaaaaaacatctGTTGAAACACGAACATCAAAACCCAAGATTAAATCATCAACTGTTGTGAAGACCAAAGCACTTAGGTGTACCAAGCTATTCTTCAGTCCTACTCCACAAACACAAACTGTAGAGAACCGTGACAAAATTAGAGGATCTACTGAGCACTATACGGAGATGAAATTGGAGACGGTAAACGGGTTTCTGGGGTGTCCACTAAGAGGAAAGAACTTGTTGCAAAACTATGAAATGGAAAACTGTTGCTTCTCTGAATTCTCACAACTAAGCAATCTTGGTGTTGATAGAATGGAGGATTTCTCGTCACCAAGTTCGGGTGATTCGTTGTTCTTACTTGATGAAATGTTGCAAAGTTGGACAGGAAATGAATATTGCATTCAAGAAGGTTGGCTCAAAGAATGA